From one Lotus japonicus ecotype B-129 chromosome 3, LjGifu_v1.2 genomic stretch:
- the LOC130749460 gene encoding uncharacterized protein LOC130749460 has translation MDNTFAIKVRSEASKLLFAEGFEDICQAHNIADIVRVHYTYTGTGHFNIRIFYDEVTEVNYQVLEDPVDDDDEDFADHDDGYFAWLNVLTKPMVTDGQVLSIPAKYVNTKLKHHPSSLNIILPDESVERWVLKWATERPWQCVFGVGWYDFATNQRLRARDQLVFYKMPQADTYKVVIIRH, from the exons ATGGACAACACGTTTGCAATTAAGGTCAGATCAGAAGCCAGTAAATTGCTTTTTGCGGAAGGTTTCGAAGATATCTGCCAAGCACACAACATTGCTGATATTGTTCGTGTCCATTATACGTATACTGGGACTGGCCATTTCAATATTAGGATATTTTATGACGAGGTCACGGAGGTTAATTATCAAGTGCTAGAGGAtcctgttgatgatgatgatgaggatttTGCAGATCATGATGATGGGTATTTTGCGTGGTTGAATGTGCTCACCAAACCGATGGTCACTGACGGTCAAGTGTTG agCATCCCTGCAAAATATGTGAATACCAAGCTCAAACACCATCCATCATCACTGAATATCATATTACCTGATGAGTCCGTGGAGCGATGGGTTCTGAAATGGGCCACAGAGAGGCCATGGCAATGTGTGTTCGGGGTTGGTTGGTATGATTTTGCTACGAACCAACGCCTCCGTGCTCGTGACCAGTTAGTATTCTATAAGATGCCTCAAGCCGACACCTACAAGGTTGTCATTATCCGCCACTAA
- the LOC130743403 gene encoding uncharacterized protein LOC130743403 encodes MQPTHFASLPTHARSFHTLLHANRNSMDLPRQFIDSHSHVLENEMAVLFDPVGNVFHCLVTRCGTGVQFEEVFQRICHKHNLEGTSIIHLCHIHDNHYDIRIFGDGEMEINYVGPNNAEPFGRDPIWTIDLTPELCRGDKRLPIPTRILEDHLSHHPTFINMVLPNGYVTEWFLNWDETSYPKCMIGIGWYEYCRASRFSFTDQLKFFKLQAPDTFKVVIVRNN; translated from the exons ATGCAACCAACACACTTTGCCTCCCTTCCCACTCATGCAAGATCTTTCCACACGCTACTTCATGCAAATCgt AATTCCATGGATTTACCCAGGCAGTTTATAGATTCACATTCACACGTGCTTGAAAATGAGATGGCTGTTTTGTTTGACCCTGTTGGGAACGTTTTCCATTGCTTGGTTACAAGATGTGGAACAGGAGTTCAGTTTGAGGAAGTATTTCAGAGAATTTGCCACAAACATAACTTGGAAGGAACATCTATAATTCATCTCTGTCATATTCATGATAATCATTATGACATACGAATATTTGGTGATGGTGAGATGGAAATAAATTATGTTGGCCCTAATAATGCAGAGCCTTTTGGGCGTGACCCCATATGGACAATAGATCTAACCCCTGAACTTTGTAGAGGTGATAAAAGATTG CCTATCCCAACTCGAATACTAGAAGATCATTTGTCTCACCATCCTACATTCATTAACATGGTGTTGCCAAATGGTTATGTTACTGAGTGGTTTTTGAATTGGGACGAAACGAGCTACCCCAAATGCATGATAGGCATTGGATGGTATGAGTATTGCAGGGCAAGCAGGTTCAGTTTCACCGATCAATTGAAATTTTTCAAGTTGCAAGCGCCTGATACTTTTAAAGTTGTAATTGTTCGAAACAATTGA